In one window of Pseudodesulfovibrio sediminis DNA:
- a CDS encoding AAA family ATPase, giving the protein MAIITISRGSYSRGKIIAEKAAAKLGYQCLSRDILLATSKEFNIPEVKLVRALHDAPSVLERFSHGKERYLCHLRKSLLQYAVQGNMVYHGLAGQYFLKGIPHVFKLRIIADMDDRVKEEMHRENISEEEARNILVKDDNERRKWGMQVYGIDTWDSRLYDMVLHVGILSIDDAVDIICHAVEKQAFHEEPKSQKAVECMYLAAQVQSALIHILPSVMVEAEDGVVSVIVPNGHTVLTDKATRQITEIVTRIKGVKNVHLLSPKPVKDMINPFHNIQ; this is encoded by the coding sequence ATGGCAATCATAACAATTTCACGAGGATCATATAGCAGAGGAAAAATCATCGCTGAAAAAGCCGCTGCCAAGCTGGGCTATCAATGTCTTTCAAGGGACATCCTTCTGGCCACTTCAAAAGAATTCAATATCCCAGAGGTCAAGCTTGTCCGGGCATTGCACGACGCCCCGTCCGTGCTTGAACGGTTCTCGCACGGCAAGGAGCGCTACCTCTGCCATCTGCGGAAATCCCTGTTGCAATACGCGGTACAGGGAAACATGGTCTATCACGGCCTTGCCGGTCAGTATTTCCTCAAAGGCATCCCCCACGTCTTCAAGCTGCGCATTATCGCGGACATGGATGACCGGGTGAAGGAAGAAATGCATCGGGAAAACATCAGCGAAGAAGAAGCCCGAAACATTCTGGTAAAGGACGACAACGAACGCCGCAAATGGGGTATGCAGGTATATGGCATCGATACCTGGGACAGCAGATTATATGACATGGTGCTGCATGTTGGCATCCTCTCCATTGACGATGCCGTGGATATCATCTGTCACGCTGTCGAAAAGCAGGCCTTCCACGAAGAACCGAAATCCCAAAAGGCCGTCGAGTGCATGTATCTGGCCGCACAGGTTCAGAGCGCCCTCATCCACATACTCCCTTCAGTCATGGTGGAAGCCGAGGACGGCGTGGTAAGCGTGATCGTTCCCAATGGGCATACCGTGCTGACCGACAAGGCAACCCGTCAGATCACGGAAATCGTCACCAGGATCAAGGGCGTCAAAAACGTCCACCTGCTCTCGCCAAAACCGGTAAAGGACATGATCAACCCATTCCACAACATTCAATAA
- a CDS encoding arsenic resistance protein — protein sequence MWRFLQKTTKNLTIAIPVMMAAGFAYGMSADASWIKGLIVPFTFLMVYPMMVTLKVKKVFEGGDGKAQVLTQLINFGIIPFLAFGFGSFFFADRPYMALGLLLAGLVPTSGMTISWTGFAKGNMSAAVKMTVIGLICGSLATPFFVKALMGTTIEINLMAVLKQILYIVFLPMTLGYATQRYLVGRYGQKMFQTAIGPKFPLLSTLGVLGIVFVALALKAKTIAAAPEVLINILVPLIILYGVNFTLSTMVGRCFLQRDNAIALVYGSVMRNLSIALAIAINAFGPQGSDAALVIAMAYIIQVQSAAWYVKFTDTLFGLPDELKSATLVDGKA from the coding sequence ATGTGGAGATTCTTACAGAAAACAACGAAAAATCTGACCATTGCCATTCCCGTCATGATGGCCGCCGGGTTTGCCTACGGCATGTCGGCCGATGCCTCGTGGATCAAGGGATTGATTGTCCCGTTCACCTTTCTCATGGTGTACCCGATGATGGTGACCCTGAAGGTCAAAAAGGTCTTTGAGGGGGGTGATGGAAAGGCGCAGGTTCTAACACAGCTCATCAATTTCGGCATCATCCCGTTTCTGGCCTTTGGCTTCGGCAGCTTTTTCTTCGCGGACAGGCCCTACATGGCCCTCGGCCTGCTGCTGGCCGGACTGGTACCCACCAGCGGCATGACGATCTCATGGACCGGCTTCGCCAAAGGAAACATGTCCGCCGCGGTCAAGATGACGGTCATAGGCCTCATCTGCGGTTCACTGGCGACCCCGTTTTTTGTCAAGGCACTCATGGGGACCACCATTGAGATCAACCTCATGGCCGTGCTCAAGCAGATACTCTACATCGTCTTTCTGCCCATGACATTGGGCTATGCAACACAGCGCTATCTTGTTGGCAGATATGGACAAAAAATGTTTCAAACCGCCATCGGACCGAAGTTTCCCCTGCTGTCCACTCTCGGCGTTCTGGGGATAGTCTTCGTGGCTCTGGCTCTCAAGGCAAAGACCATCGCCGCTGCTCCGGAAGTGCTTATCAACATCCTCGTTCCGCTCATCATACTGTATGGCGTGAACTTCACCCTGAGCACCATGGTCGGTCGCTGTTTCCTGCAACGGGATAACGCCATCGCGCTGGTCTACGGCTCTGTCATGCGCAACCTCTCCATTGCACTGGCCATCGCCATCAACGCATTCGGCCCTCAGGGATCGGACGCCGCCCTTGTCATTGCAATGGCCTACATCATCCAGGTCCAGTCCGCAGCCTGGTACGTCAAATTCACGGATACGCTCTTCGGCCTGCCGGATGAACTGAAATCTGCGACCCTTGTGGACGGCAAGGCCTGA
- a CDS encoding glutamate synthase-related protein: MSYSPPLSSGFTLGKNRSRYLSPQSGMCSFCTEECGGTCELAQAAILGSQTVYPTTTGNNQIASEKDYPIDFSHFNINGRVFGAQGIDATPEDATIYNVNLERTYGTLNPVTMALPLTLPALIKLNWQDYFSGAAMAGVTCVIGEHARNSDPNLKMENGIATESPLLEQALDCFRRYDRGYGQIVVQCNIEDIQLGIPRLVISKYGAEAIEIKFGQAAKGTQPVIRIKDLETALKQKALGNIVHPDPSDPEIQEAYDKGVCPNFASYSRLPMWTEESLANYIADLREWGAKNIYFKMAGYDLADIERVIKIACDLQVDMITFDGAGGGSGYSPSKMMNEWSLPTVCLEDAVVRICKRLKSAGATVPAIVMTGGFASEDHVFKGLAYGDGHITGIGLCRATMAAAMTAKNIGDAIKDGNIPEKFARYGSTVEELFADLPDLRALYGREANTFPTGAIGVFSYLNKIAFGLRHFAALNRKFNIDLFDKTDLIPLTTESRALMNNTWFTSPVK; this comes from the coding sequence ATGTCTTATTCCCCTCCCCTGAGTTCTGGGTTTACCTTGGGCAAAAACCGGAGCCGGTACCTCTCCCCGCAATCCGGCATGTGTTCCTTCTGCACCGAAGAATGCGGCGGGACCTGTGAACTGGCTCAGGCAGCGATACTGGGGTCGCAAACAGTCTACCCGACAACAACAGGGAATAATCAGATCGCATCGGAAAAGGATTACCCCATAGATTTCTCGCACTTCAATATAAATGGCCGTGTATTCGGCGCGCAAGGGATTGATGCTACGCCAGAAGACGCCACCATTTACAACGTCAATCTCGAACGCACCTATGGCACGCTCAATCCCGTGACCATGGCCTTGCCCCTCACGCTGCCTGCCTTGATCAAGCTCAACTGGCAGGACTATTTCTCCGGTGCAGCCATGGCCGGAGTCACCTGCGTTATCGGTGAACATGCCAGAAACAGTGATCCGAATCTGAAGATGGAAAACGGCATCGCGACCGAAAGCCCCCTGCTTGAACAGGCCCTCGACTGTTTTCGCCGATACGACAGGGGATATGGACAGATCGTTGTGCAATGCAACATCGAGGACATTCAGCTGGGAATCCCCCGACTGGTCATCAGCAAATACGGGGCTGAAGCCATTGAAATCAAATTCGGTCAGGCAGCCAAAGGCACCCAGCCTGTCATTCGGATCAAGGATCTGGAAACCGCCCTCAAGCAGAAAGCCCTCGGTAACATCGTGCACCCCGACCCGAGCGACCCGGAGATTCAGGAGGCGTATGACAAGGGTGTATGTCCCAATTTCGCTTCGTACAGCAGGCTGCCCATGTGGACGGAAGAGTCCCTTGCCAACTACATCGCAGACCTGCGGGAGTGGGGAGCCAAGAACATCTACTTCAAGATGGCAGGATACGATCTGGCCGACATTGAACGTGTGATAAAAATAGCCTGTGACCTGCAGGTGGACATGATCACATTCGATGGAGCCGGCGGCGGCTCCGGGTACAGCCCCTCCAAAATGATGAACGAATGGTCATTGCCCACAGTCTGTCTTGAAGATGCCGTGGTGCGCATCTGTAAACGGTTGAAATCCGCAGGGGCAACCGTTCCGGCCATTGTCATGACCGGCGGATTCGCCAGCGAGGATCATGTCTTCAAGGGGTTGGCCTATGGCGACGGCCACATAACCGGAATCGGATTATGTCGCGCAACCATGGCTGCCGCCATGACCGCCAAGAACATCGGGGACGCCATCAAGGACGGCAACATACCGGAGAAATTTGCACGATACGGCTCTACCGTCGAGGAGCTGTTTGCCGATCTACCAGACTTGCGGGCCTTGTATGGCCGTGAAGCGAACACGTTCCCAACCGGTGCCATCGGGGTGTTTTCCTACCTCAACAAAATCGCGTTTGGCCTGCGCCATTTTGCCGCGCTCAACAGGAAATTCAACATCGATTTATTTGATAAAACAGACCTCATTCCCCTGACCACAGAGTCAAGGGCGCTCATGAACAACACCTGGTTCACGTCACCAGTGAAATAA
- a CDS encoding NifB/NifX family molybdenum-iron cluster-binding protein, whose amino-acid sequence MKIAVPCSEPNLDSKVGRRLGTAAYLLIVETDDMSFEVLDGPPPSSAPGAGVQVISLVVDRGARAILVGYASPHIIKAMRRQGIKVMTDVSGVVRDAVSEFMQSRLKGTTAVSDGEPAGEWVEAIGKGLKQFLNMVPRMVGVVLLLGLFRGFVSDETLLSLFSGSPLYDSFLGTSLGSVMAGSPVNSYIIGKNLLHTGVGVAGVTALMLAWVNIGVIILPAESAALGFRFTLVRNVASFVMVVLMSFVMALLIGWLA is encoded by the coding sequence ATGAAAATTGCCGTTCCGTGCTCCGAACCGAATCTGGACAGTAAGGTGGGGCGTCGGTTGGGGACCGCCGCGTATCTGCTCATTGTCGAAACCGACGATATGTCCTTCGAGGTTTTGGACGGGCCGCCTCCCTCATCCGCGCCCGGGGCGGGAGTGCAGGTCATATCGCTTGTCGTGGACCGGGGCGCGCGGGCCATTCTGGTCGGCTATGCCTCGCCGCACATCATCAAGGCCATGAGGAGACAGGGGATCAAGGTCATGACAGATGTCTCCGGGGTTGTCAGGGACGCCGTGAGCGAGTTTATGCAGTCCCGCTTGAAGGGGACGACTGCTGTTTCGGACGGAGAGCCCGCAGGGGAGTGGGTGGAGGCTATCGGCAAGGGGCTCAAGCAGTTTCTGAATATGGTCCCCCGGATGGTCGGCGTGGTTTTATTGTTGGGATTGTTCCGGGGATTTGTGTCCGACGAGACCCTGCTTTCGCTGTTCTCGGGGTCGCCGCTTTATGATTCATTTCTGGGAACGAGTCTGGGCAGTGTCATGGCAGGCAGCCCGGTGAACAGTTATATTATCGGCAAGAATCTGCTGCATACCGGGGTCGGAGTGGCCGGCGTCACGGCCCTGATGCTGGCATGGGTTAATATTGGTGTCATCATACTGCCTGCGGAGTCTGCGGCCCTTGGATTTCGTTTTACGCTGGTACGTAATGTCGCCAGTTTCGTCATGGTTGTCCTGATGTCCTTTGTCATGGCCCTGTTGATAGGGTGGCTGGCATGA
- a CDS encoding 2-hydroxyacid dehydrogenase, whose translation MDRFKVYITRQIPQEGIDLLSRVADVDVNPEDAPLPHATLLEKAALYDGIIGLLTDRIDAEFMDAATQLKGYANYAVGFDNIDVAAATRRNLPVSNTPGVLTDATAECAWALIFAVSRRVVESDAVMRSGSWSGWGPLQFIGGDISGKTLGIVGAGRIGTATALMSRGFGMKVLYTSSSGRRNDILDSQLGASLVPFDTLLQEADFISIHAPLTEQTRHMFNAEAFAQMKQTAYVINTARGPVIKEDDLVAALQTGQIAGAGLDVFENEPNMAPGLASLDSVVVLPHIGSATKSSRTNMATLAASNLIAMLQGRQPETCLNPELYDS comes from the coding sequence ATGGACCGCTTCAAAGTATATATCACCAGACAGATTCCGCAGGAGGGCATCGACCTCCTGAGCCGAGTGGCAGATGTTGACGTCAACCCGGAAGACGCACCTCTCCCGCACGCAACCCTGCTTGAAAAAGCGGCTCTCTATGACGGCATCATCGGACTGCTCACAGACAGGATCGATGCGGAATTTATGGATGCGGCCACGCAACTCAAAGGGTATGCCAACTACGCCGTAGGCTTCGACAATATTGACGTGGCAGCAGCCACCAGACGAAACCTGCCGGTCTCCAACACGCCGGGCGTACTCACGGACGCCACGGCAGAATGCGCATGGGCGCTCATCTTCGCCGTGTCCCGCAGAGTCGTGGAATCGGATGCCGTCATGCGCTCCGGCTCGTGGTCAGGCTGGGGACCGCTCCAGTTCATCGGCGGCGACATCAGCGGCAAGACCCTCGGCATTGTTGGTGCAGGCCGTATCGGCACGGCCACGGCGCTCATGAGCAGAGGGTTTGGCATGAAGGTCCTGTACACAAGCTCGTCCGGCAGAAGGAACGACATACTGGACTCGCAACTGGGAGCCAGCCTCGTCCCCTTCGACACGCTGCTGCAAGAAGCCGATTTCATCTCCATCCATGCCCCGCTGACGGAGCAGACACGGCACATGTTCAATGCCGAAGCCTTCGCACAAATGAAGCAAACCGCCTATGTGATCAACACGGCGCGCGGGCCGGTCATCAAGGAGGACGACCTTGTCGCAGCCCTGCAAACAGGGCAAATCGCGGGCGCGGGATTGGACGTCTTTGAAAACGAACCGAACATGGCACCGGGACTGGCGAGTCTTGACAGTGTCGTCGTCCTGCCGCACATCGGTTCAGCAACGAAATCATCCAGAACGAACATGGCGACTCTTGCCGCGAGCAACCTCATTGCCATGCTCCAAGGTCGGCAGCCAGAGACCTGCCTCAACCCTGAACTCTACGACAGTTAG
- a CDS encoding methyl-accepting chemotaxis protein → MFKNISLKWKVLSLALLGPIVVGLLLAGQHIYQIKSTGEEHIISQSRAVVLMAEAVREEMAKKLEMGIITPFEQLKSKEKLLEAVPVITAINMARRKAQELNYEFRVPKIMPRNPANTPTPLELEVLKELKAKNIDEKVIVADHQIHFFRAIRLTEECLYCHGDPKGSKDPTGGTLEGWKAGEIHGAFEIVSSLEAAKAKILKAELIAAGETILILLAITAFVWILVKVNIVTPLDNIRNYAQTVADGDLDATPKGSFVAELATVKNAISTMVENLKNKMFEASEQKHQAEEARGTAEAAMNEAKEQEVKASHLLTKMQRVAGEAALIAEQVTSAADELSSQADQVSQGADVQRDRTTQTATAMEEMNATVLEVARNSASSAESASNARSQAQEGATVVKDAISAIRKVHDLTDTLKGSMNQLGKQTTDIGQIMNVIEDIADQTNLLALNAAIEAARAGEAGRGFAVVADEVRKLAEKTMDATKEVGDAIKVIQSGAADNIQSVDNAASAVEEATDLANKSEESLDAIVAYADDTSGQVQSIATAAEEQSAASEEINRAVDDINLIASETAEGMNQSAEAINELARLSNELRQLIDEMNE, encoded by the coding sequence ATGTTTAAAAACATCAGCTTGAAGTGGAAAGTGTTATCTCTGGCTCTGCTTGGACCAATCGTTGTTGGTCTGCTCCTGGCTGGACAGCACATTTATCAGATCAAATCCACAGGCGAAGAGCACATCATCAGCCAAAGCCGGGCCGTCGTGCTTATGGCTGAAGCTGTCCGCGAAGAAATGGCCAAGAAGCTTGAAATGGGAATCATCACTCCTTTCGAGCAACTCAAGAGCAAGGAAAAACTGCTTGAAGCCGTTCCCGTCATCACCGCCATCAACATGGCGCGCCGGAAAGCCCAAGAGCTGAACTACGAATTTCGTGTTCCCAAGATAATGCCACGCAATCCGGCAAACACACCTACGCCGCTTGAGCTGGAAGTTCTGAAAGAACTCAAGGCAAAGAACATCGATGAAAAAGTCATCGTTGCCGATCATCAGATCCATTTCTTCCGCGCCATTCGCCTGACCGAGGAATGCCTGTATTGCCACGGTGACCCCAAAGGCAGCAAGGACCCCACCGGCGGCACACTCGAAGGCTGGAAAGCTGGTGAAATCCACGGCGCATTCGAAATAGTCTCCTCTCTTGAAGCGGCAAAGGCCAAGATCCTCAAGGCCGAGTTGATCGCCGCTGGTGAAACCATCCTGATCCTGCTTGCCATCACCGCTTTTGTCTGGATTCTGGTCAAGGTGAACATTGTCACACCTTTGGACAACATCAGGAATTATGCCCAGACTGTTGCCGATGGCGATCTGGACGCGACCCCCAAGGGCAGCTTTGTTGCCGAGCTTGCGACGGTCAAAAACGCCATTTCGACCATGGTTGAAAATCTCAAGAACAAAATGTTCGAAGCCTCGGAGCAAAAACACCAAGCCGAAGAAGCCAGGGGCACTGCGGAAGCCGCAATGAACGAAGCCAAGGAACAGGAGGTCAAGGCTTCCCACCTGCTGACAAAGATGCAGCGAGTGGCCGGAGAGGCCGCACTCATTGCCGAGCAGGTCACCTCTGCCGCAGACGAGCTTTCGTCCCAGGCCGATCAGGTCAGTCAGGGTGCCGATGTCCAACGCGACCGCACCACCCAGACAGCTACGGCCATGGAAGAAATGAACGCCACGGTCCTTGAGGTTGCCAGAAACTCCGCAAGCTCTGCCGAATCCGCCTCCAATGCCCGTTCTCAGGCGCAGGAGGGCGCCACAGTGGTCAAGGATGCCATCTCGGCCATCCGCAAGGTGCATGACCTCACAGACACTCTGAAGGGGTCCATGAATCAGCTGGGCAAACAGACCACGGACATCGGTCAGATCATGAACGTCATTGAAGATATCGCCGACCAGACCAACCTCCTTGCGCTCAACGCGGCCATTGAAGCTGCCCGAGCCGGTGAGGCCGGACGAGGCTTCGCGGTTGTTGCAGACGAAGTCCGCAAGCTGGCTGAAAAGACCATGGACGCCACCAAGGAAGTCGGTGACGCCATCAAGGTCATCCAGAGCGGAGCCGCCGACAACATCCAGTCCGTGGACAACGCTGCCAGTGCGGTGGAAGAAGCCACGGATCTGGCCAACAAGTCCGAAGAATCCCTTGATGCCATCGTGGCCTACGCGGACGACACCTCCGGTCAGGTGCAATCCATTGCCACCGCAGCCGAAGAACAATCCGCTGCTTCCGAAGAGATCAACCGGGCTGTCGACGACATCAACCTGATTGCTTCCGAGACAGCGGAAGGAATGAACCAGTCGGCCGAAGCCATCAACGAACTGGCCCGTCTGTCCAATGAACTGCGCCAGCTTATAGATGAGATGAACGAATAG
- a CDS encoding MBOAT family O-acyltransferase, translating to MLFNSIQYLFVFLPIVVFGFYIVRLFGSSKLINIFMALASLVFYGSWAPKYLSLIGFSICANFILGRLVATSNKRRFYLMVGFVTNLGLLAYFKYSQFVLDNVMHIFGASAPALNIILPIGISFYTFQQISFLVDAYRDREMNYSFTDYMLFVTFFPQLIAGPIVYHREMMPQFKELPKRKINWSGIHAGLFLIAIGLIKKIIIADKLGLWVGDGYDDVAALSVWGAWKTSLAYTFQLYYDFSGYMDIALGSARLFDIKLPWNFNSPYLSLNIQEFWQRWHITLGRFLRNYVYFPLGGNRGGLIPTCVNLFLTFLIGGIWHGAGWTFVAWGAMHGAGMVVHRWVQHRTFHLPKPVAWLFTFLFVNTAWVYFRAPDFGTANALLLRMTQFSTESWGAVSSLLSGSIDFSGYLLVIILFTLQDHFFRNSHEWANKCRPSPVYGAFYTAVFGTVALILMSANLPSEFLYFQF from the coding sequence ATGCTGTTCAACTCCATACAATATCTCTTCGTCTTCCTGCCCATTGTCGTTTTTGGGTTCTATATTGTCAGGCTCTTCGGCAGCAGCAAGCTCATCAACATATTCATGGCCCTGGCTTCACTGGTCTTCTATGGCTCATGGGCACCCAAATACCTGTCGCTCATCGGCTTTTCCATCTGTGCGAACTTCATCCTGGGACGACTGGTCGCCACATCGAACAAGCGCAGATTCTACCTCATGGTCGGGTTCGTCACCAACCTCGGACTGCTTGCCTACTTCAAATACTCGCAATTCGTGCTTGATAACGTCATGCACATTTTCGGCGCAAGCGCCCCGGCCCTGAACATAATCCTACCCATCGGCATCAGCTTCTACACCTTCCAACAGATTTCCTTTCTGGTGGATGCCTATCGGGATCGGGAGATGAATTACAGCTTCACGGACTATATGCTGTTCGTGACCTTCTTCCCTCAGCTCATCGCCGGTCCCATTGTCTACCATAGAGAAATGATGCCCCAGTTCAAGGAACTGCCGAAACGAAAAATCAACTGGTCCGGAATCCATGCGGGCCTGTTTCTCATCGCCATCGGGCTGATCAAGAAAATCATCATCGCCGACAAGCTCGGCCTCTGGGTGGGTGACGGGTATGACGACGTAGCCGCCCTGAGCGTGTGGGGAGCCTGGAAAACAAGCCTGGCCTACACCTTTCAGCTCTACTACGACTTCTCGGGCTACATGGACATCGCCCTCGGCTCGGCCCGACTGTTTGACATCAAGCTGCCTTGGAACTTCAATTCTCCCTATCTATCGCTCAACATTCAGGAATTCTGGCAGCGATGGCACATCACCCTGGGCCGCTTTCTGCGTAATTATGTGTATTTCCCGCTGGGCGGCAACCGAGGCGGACTCATACCGACCTGCGTCAATCTTTTCCTGACGTTCCTCATCGGCGGCATCTGGCATGGCGCAGGCTGGACTTTCGTGGCCTGGGGAGCCATGCACGGAGCCGGGATGGTCGTCCACCGCTGGGTGCAACACAGAACATTTCACCTCCCAAAACCCGTAGCCTGGTTGTTCACATTCCTGTTCGTGAACACGGCCTGGGTCTACTTCCGCGCACCGGATTTCGGCACAGCCAATGCCCTGCTGCTGCGTATGACCCAGTTCAGCACAGAGTCATGGGGAGCCGTATCTTCCCTCTTATCCGGCAGCATCGACTTCTCCGGTTATCTGCTGGTCATCATCCTCTTTACATTGCAGGATCATTTCTTCCGCAACTCACACGAGTGGGCAAACAAGTGCCGCCCTTCCCCTGTATACGGTGCCTTCTATACTGCCGTCTTCGGTACGGTGGCGTTGATCCTCATGTCAGCAAACCTGCCAAGTGAATTTCTCTATTTCCAATTCTAA
- a CDS encoding Crp/Fnr family transcriptional regulator, with the protein MEKSEILNVVSDFPLFSKLKKEQLKKVVEHAVVTVIPKNAVFFSEDKYAQGMHILLYGRVKLFKISEDGKEQTIFVFGPGEPFCLCSVFSDGILPANLGALEDSHVLAISPVGFEQMVQEDPTILINMMRVMSRRLKEAMDMIDSLSLKSLPSRLAAYLLNREKDGKVAMNFSYRELSKIVGATPEALSRALKKMSQDGLIEVDGAVIHILDPSGLEQ; encoded by the coding sequence ATGGAAAAGTCTGAAATATTGAACGTTGTCAGTGATTTTCCGCTCTTTTCAAAGCTCAAGAAAGAGCAGCTTAAAAAGGTCGTGGAGCACGCTGTCGTGACAGTCATCCCGAAGAATGCCGTGTTTTTCAGCGAGGATAAATACGCGCAGGGGATGCATATACTCTTGTACGGCAGGGTGAAGCTGTTCAAGATTTCGGAAGACGGCAAGGAACAGACCATCTTCGTGTTTGGGCCAGGGGAGCCTTTTTGTCTCTGTTCGGTCTTCTCGGATGGCATCCTGCCAGCCAATCTCGGCGCTCTGGAGGACAGCCATGTTCTGGCAATCAGTCCGGTGGGGTTTGAGCAGATGGTGCAGGAAGACCCGACCATTCTGATCAACATGATGCGGGTTATGTCCCGGCGTCTCAAGGAGGCCATGGATATGATCGACTCCCTGTCGCTCAAATCGTTGCCATCGCGGTTGGCGGCCTACCTGTTGAACAGGGAGAAAGACGGCAAGGTGGCCATGAATTTTTCCTACAGAGAGTTGTCCAAAATCGTCGGCGCAACCCCGGAGGCCCTTTCTCGGGCGTTGAAAAAAATGAGCCAGGACGGTCTCATAGAGGTGGATGGCGCTGTAATCCACATACTCGATCCATCCGGGCTCGAACAGTAG
- a CDS encoding glycerate kinase type-2 family protein: MTQYSAKKQDLLRIIDSAIHAVSPEIAMQNTLKRTGDILTVEGTEYDLTSYERIIVVGAGKASASMAKKLEELLGDLLHGGIVATKYGHGLELKKTWVMEAGHPVPDMAGQRASKDILGIAKGLTENDLVFCLLSGGASAIVPAPREPVTLQDKQATTRALLECGATINEINAIRKNLSLFKGGHLAKALEPATVITLIISDVIGDYLDVIGSGPTAPDESTFLDCQAILDKYALCSGIPEAVTTIIAAGCAGEAPETCKAGDKCFERVQNVIIAGNAMALTGAAKTAQELGYTPILVDAAIQGEARDVAKKLVEKAIATCGEHSEDTRICLLYGGETTVTIKGNGKGGRNQELALAAGIKLLGAECRERIALACVGTDGTDGPTDAAGGLIFPDTVTERGERAAREHLANNDAYHFLSNVGTILKTGPTRTNVMDIAIVLVGPNEPKMTASSLQHHAHDAIR; encoded by the coding sequence ATGACACAATACAGCGCCAAAAAGCAGGACCTCCTGCGTATCATCGACAGTGCCATTCATGCCGTTTCCCCTGAAATCGCCATGCAGAACACGCTCAAGCGTACCGGCGACATCCTTACGGTGGAAGGAACCGAATACGATCTCACCTCCTATGAACGTATAATCGTGGTCGGCGCGGGTAAAGCCTCTGCCTCCATGGCCAAAAAGCTGGAAGAGCTCCTCGGGGATCTGCTACACGGCGGCATCGTGGCCACCAAATACGGGCACGGCCTGGAACTCAAGAAAACCTGGGTCATGGAAGCCGGGCACCCTGTTCCCGACATGGCGGGCCAACGTGCGTCCAAGGACATCCTCGGCATTGCCAAAGGCCTTACGGAGAACGACCTGGTCTTCTGCCTGCTGTCCGGCGGAGCCAGCGCCATTGTACCCGCCCCCAGAGAACCTGTGACCCTACAGGACAAACAAGCGACCACGAGAGCGTTGCTTGAATGCGGCGCGACGATTAATGAAATCAACGCCATACGCAAGAATCTTTCCCTCTTCAAAGGCGGACATCTGGCCAAGGCCCTCGAACCGGCGACCGTAATCACGCTGATCATATCCGATGTGATAGGCGACTACCTCGACGTCATCGGCTCAGGACCGACAGCACCGGACGAATCCACCTTTCTGGATTGTCAGGCCATCCTCGACAAATATGCCCTGTGCAGCGGTATTCCCGAGGCGGTCACCACGATCATTGCCGCAGGCTGTGCCGGGGAAGCGCCGGAGACATGCAAAGCCGGAGACAAATGTTTTGAACGTGTACAAAACGTTATCATCGCAGGCAACGCAATGGCATTGACCGGCGCGGCAAAAACCGCACAGGAGCTGGGGTACACGCCCATACTTGTGGATGCGGCCATACAGGGTGAAGCACGCGATGTCGCGAAAAAGCTGGTGGAAAAGGCCATAGCGACCTGCGGAGAACACAGTGAGGATACGCGCATCTGCCTTCTCTACGGAGGCGAAACCACTGTGACCATCAAAGGCAACGGCAAGGGTGGTCGCAATCAGGAGCTGGCACTGGCCGCTGGCATTAAGCTGCTCGGAGCGGAATGCCGTGAGCGGATCGCCCTGGCCTGTGTTGGAACAGATGGCACGGACGGTCCCACAGACGCCGCCGGCGGGTTGATCTTCCCGGACACGGTCACCGAACGGGGTGAACGTGCCGCGCGTGAACACCTAGCCAATAATGACGCTTACCATTTCCTCTCAAATGTCGGGACCATCCTCAAAACCGGCCCGACCCGTACCAACGTCATGGATATCGCCATCGTACTGGTTGGTCCCAACGAACCAAAAATGACAGCCTCTTCACTTCAGCACCATGCTCACGATGCGATCAGATAG